One genomic region from Skermania piniformis encodes:
- a CDS encoding NAD-glutamate dehydrogenase, translated as MTVSTELSETDWDTIPAELRADIGTVADVYFREVDDRDEIGVAAGAVLRAHLELALVRPAGVALCRVHRPEDGTGLGASVQIVTDDMPMLVESVTATLVRLGVAVDEVVHPVVDVRRDAARRLQHVAPHDVDGAGAAAESWMHLQLRRSTSAELLDRIGTVLPGVLADVGRVVADATAMRDLERSAAAELERNAAAELERSADSSADLPGPALSAAAIEEGALLLRWFADGHCTVLGYCRVDGLGESSRLDESSRLGILRNAGFAPPGFTGARVLELAEGVDPARLRRSVDPYFVQVARFDATGRLIGAHVFLGVFTVSALHDNVLGVPVVGRRVRAVIDRAGHELDSFTGQAMLAVMQSFPRAELFAASVDTLFGITTAVLDAGRRREVLLFLRAATPRRVSCLVYLPRDRWATAVRRRMQDILLREFGGDRIDYSVRVSEADLATVAFAVDRADATPADLSEENRLRVQELLAETSRSWDDRLAEEMRLPNRQIGDLEPGSVVVPAGYQQDVPPTRALGDIARLARLQPGRIDLRLYRKSDAARGMWRLGVYLSGAGVSLSRVLPMLQCLGVEVLDERPYEIRLAGAEHWIYDFGLRAGQELLRDAVGPDLDRQLEDDGRAVPADVPRRFTEAFEAIWYGRAEADTFNELVLLAALDWRQVSVLRAYARYLRQAGFPYSPENIARVLLSHPAAARLFVQLFEAMFDPAAFDPAAFDPAHADELDAQLRAVIDRVVSLDTDRILRAILSLIRATLRTNYYVTTPGGEPPEVLSLKLEPGEIAELPKPRPRFEVFVYGPQVEGVHLRFGSVARGGLRWSDRQEDFRTEVLGLVKAQAVKNAVIVPVGAKGGFVVKQPPRPTGDAAADRAAQQAEGVASYRRFISGLLDVTDNVDLATNAVVPPARVVRRDGDDTYLVVAADKGTATFSDIANEVAGRYRFWLGDAFASGGSAGYDHKAMGITAKGAWEAVKRHFREMDIDTQTEDFTVVGVGDMSGDVFGNGMLLSRHIKLVAAFDHRHIFVDPDPDAAASFAERQRMFALPRSSWDDYDRTRISPGGGVWDRTVKSIPISPQMRSALGLADDVTTLAPPELVRAILLAPADLLWNGGIGTYIKASAESNAEVGDKSNDAVRVDGNQLRVKVIGEGGNLGATARGRIEFCLAGGRMNTDALDNSAGVDCSDHEVNIKVLLDRLVSAGQLDAEQRNPLLASMTDEVARLVLQDNIAQNDLIGIERSNALSMLAVHGRLITNLVATRGLDLELEALPGPEEITRRGAAGGGLTSPELANLLAHVKLALKDDLLAGDLPDAPVFARRLPEYFPSELRGRFAGAIADHPLHREITTTVLVNDMVDLGGISYAFRLFEETGVSTGDAVRAFAAAVEIFDLRALWAQIRDADAPTSIRDELELETKRTLDRTSRWLLTHRPQPLAVGAEIQRYAGRASWLGSDVPGWVCGGQLQRMQQRIDEVVSRGAPRALAEQVFLLLNKFPLLDVIDIADITDRDAAEVGALYYLLDDHLGVDRLLVAVTKLKRGDRWHALARLALRDDLYASLRSLTIDVLAAGEPGQPAGAVIAEWESSNRSRLSRARTALDEIFATGSVDLATLSVAARQVRSMVSGSRGAEGSW; from the coding sequence ATGACTGTGTCGACGGAATTGTCGGAAACGGACTGGGACACGATCCCGGCCGAGCTGCGTGCCGATATCGGCACGGTCGCCGACGTGTACTTCCGAGAGGTGGACGACCGGGACGAGATCGGGGTGGCGGCGGGCGCCGTGTTGCGCGCGCACCTCGAGCTCGCGCTGGTGCGACCGGCCGGCGTCGCGCTCTGCCGAGTGCATCGGCCCGAGGACGGCACCGGGCTCGGTGCCAGCGTCCAGATCGTCACCGACGACATGCCGATGCTGGTGGAGTCGGTCACCGCGACGCTCGTCCGACTGGGGGTGGCGGTCGACGAGGTGGTGCACCCGGTAGTCGACGTCCGGCGCGACGCCGCGCGTCGGCTGCAGCACGTCGCCCCGCACGATGTGGACGGTGCCGGGGCGGCCGCCGAATCCTGGATGCATCTGCAACTGCGCCGGTCCACCTCGGCCGAGCTGCTGGACCGGATCGGCACGGTTCTGCCCGGGGTGCTGGCGGATGTCGGTCGGGTCGTGGCGGACGCGACCGCCATGCGGGACCTGGAGCGCAGCGCGGCCGCGGAGCTGGAGCGCAACGCGGCGGCAGAGCTGGAGCGCAGCGCCGACAGTTCGGCCGATCTCCCCGGACCGGCCCTCTCGGCAGCGGCGATCGAGGAGGGCGCGCTCCTGCTGCGCTGGTTCGCCGACGGCCACTGCACCGTGCTCGGATACTGCCGAGTGGACGGGTTGGGCGAATCGTCGCGGCTGGACGAGAGCAGCCGGCTGGGAATCTTGCGCAACGCCGGATTCGCCCCGCCGGGGTTCACCGGGGCGCGCGTGCTCGAACTCGCCGAGGGAGTGGACCCGGCGCGGCTCCGCCGCTCGGTCGACCCGTACTTCGTGCAAGTTGCCCGTTTCGACGCCACCGGTCGGCTGATCGGAGCACATGTATTTCTCGGCGTTTTCACCGTATCCGCATTGCACGACAACGTGCTCGGCGTTCCGGTGGTCGGCCGTCGCGTGCGCGCGGTGATCGATCGAGCCGGGCACGAGCTGGACTCGTTCACGGGACAGGCGATGCTGGCGGTGATGCAGTCTTTCCCGCGCGCCGAGCTGTTCGCCGCGTCGGTGGACACCCTTTTCGGCATCACCACCGCGGTCCTGGATGCCGGTCGCCGCCGCGAAGTGTTGCTGTTCCTGCGCGCGGCGACTCCCCGCCGGGTGTCGTGTCTTGTCTACCTGCCACGGGACCGGTGGGCCACCGCGGTACGGCGGCGGATGCAGGACATCCTGCTGCGCGAGTTCGGCGGAGACCGGATCGACTATTCGGTACGGGTCAGCGAGGCGGACCTGGCGACGGTGGCCTTCGCCGTCGACCGTGCCGATGCGACCCCGGCGGACCTGTCCGAGGAGAACCGGCTGCGGGTGCAGGAGCTGCTCGCGGAGACGAGCCGCAGCTGGGACGACCGGCTGGCCGAAGAGATGCGGCTGCCGAACCGTCAGATCGGCGACCTCGAGCCCGGCTCGGTCGTCGTGCCTGCCGGATACCAGCAGGACGTGCCGCCGACGCGGGCGCTGGGCGACATCGCGCGACTGGCTCGGCTGCAGCCCGGACGGATCGACCTGCGGCTGTATCGGAAGTCCGACGCGGCGCGCGGCATGTGGCGACTGGGGGTATATCTGTCCGGCGCCGGGGTGTCGCTGAGTCGGGTGTTGCCGATGCTGCAATGCCTCGGCGTCGAGGTGCTCGACGAACGGCCCTACGAGATCCGGCTCGCCGGTGCCGAGCACTGGATCTACGACTTCGGGCTGCGCGCCGGGCAAGAGCTCCTGCGCGACGCCGTCGGACCGGATCTGGATCGTCAGCTCGAGGACGACGGTCGGGCCGTGCCGGCCGATGTGCCGCGCCGGTTCACCGAGGCGTTCGAGGCGATCTGGTACGGCCGGGCCGAGGCGGACACGTTCAACGAGCTGGTACTGCTGGCAGCGTTGGACTGGCGCCAGGTGAGCGTCCTGCGCGCCTACGCCCGCTACCTGCGCCAAGCCGGGTTCCCGTACAGCCCGGAGAACATCGCTCGGGTGCTGTTATCCCATCCGGCGGCGGCGCGCCTGTTCGTACAGCTCTTCGAGGCGATGTTCGATCCCGCGGCGTTCGATCCTGCGGCGTTCGATCCCGCGCATGCCGACGAGTTGGACGCGCAGCTGCGCGCGGTGATCGACCGGGTGGTCAGCCTGGACACCGACCGGATCCTGCGCGCGATCCTCAGCCTGATCCGGGCGACGCTGCGCACCAACTACTACGTCACGACACCCGGCGGCGAGCCGCCGGAGGTGCTCTCGCTCAAGTTGGAGCCGGGCGAGATCGCCGAACTGCCGAAGCCGCGTCCCCGATTCGAGGTGTTCGTCTACGGGCCGCAGGTCGAGGGGGTGCACCTGCGGTTCGGTTCGGTCGCGCGGGGCGGGCTGCGCTGGTCGGACCGGCAGGAGGACTTCCGCACCGAGGTGCTCGGCCTGGTGAAAGCCCAAGCGGTGAAGAACGCGGTGATCGTGCCGGTCGGTGCGAAGGGGGGCTTCGTCGTCAAGCAGCCGCCGCGACCGACCGGCGACGCCGCCGCCGACCGAGCGGCGCAGCAGGCCGAAGGCGTCGCCAGCTACCGCCGGTTCATCTCCGGCCTGTTGGATGTGACCGATAACGTCGATCTCGCCACCAATGCCGTCGTTCCCCCCGCCCGGGTGGTCCGCCGAGACGGCGACGACACCTATCTGGTGGTGGCCGCCGACAAGGGCACCGCGACGTTCTCCGACATCGCCAACGAAGTGGCCGGCCGGTACCGATTCTGGTTGGGTGATGCGTTCGCGTCCGGCGGTTCGGCCGGCTACGACCACAAAGCGATGGGGATCACCGCCAAAGGTGCCTGGGAGGCGGTGAAGCGGCACTTCCGGGAAATGGACATCGACACCCAGACCGAGGATTTCACCGTCGTCGGGGTCGGCGACATGAGCGGCGACGTCTTCGGCAACGGGATGCTGCTGTCCCGGCACATCAAATTGGTTGCGGCGTTCGACCACCGGCACATCTTCGTCGACCCGGACCCGGATGCCGCCGCCTCGTTCGCCGAGCGGCAGCGGATGTTCGCGTTGCCGCGCTCGTCCTGGGACGACTACGACCGGACCCGGATCAGTCCGGGTGGCGGCGTCTGGGACCGGACGGTGAAATCGATCCCGATCAGTCCGCAGATGCGGTCGGCGCTCGGCCTGGCCGATGACGTGACCACCCTCGCGCCGCCGGAGCTGGTCCGGGCGATCCTGCTCGCTCCGGCCGATCTGCTGTGGAACGGAGGTATCGGCACCTACATCAAGGCGAGCGCCGAATCGAACGCCGAGGTGGGCGACAAATCCAACGACGCCGTTCGGGTCGACGGAAATCAGTTGCGGGTCAAGGTTATCGGCGAGGGTGGCAATCTCGGGGCGACCGCCCGGGGCCGGATCGAGTTCTGCCTGGCCGGCGGCCGGATGAACACCGACGCGCTGGACAACTCGGCCGGGGTGGACTGCTCCGACCACGAGGTGAACATCAAGGTGTTGCTCGACCGGCTCGTCTCGGCCGGCCAACTCGACGCCGAGCAGCGCAACCCGCTGTTGGCCTCGATGACCGACGAGGTCGCCCGGCTGGTACTGCAGGACAACATCGCCCAGAACGACCTGATCGGGATCGAGCGCTCGAATGCACTCAGCATGCTCGCGGTACACGGCCGGCTGATCACGAACCTGGTCGCGACCCGCGGACTGGACCTGGAGCTGGAGGCGTTGCCGGGGCCGGAAGAGATCACCCGCCGCGGCGCGGCCGGCGGTGGGCTCACCTCGCCGGAGCTGGCCAATCTGCTCGCGCATGTGAAGCTGGCGCTCAAGGACGACCTGCTGGCCGGTGACCTGCCGGACGCCCCGGTGTTCGCCCGGCGACTGCCGGAGTACTTCCCGAGCGAACTGCGGGGACGCTTCGCCGGGGCGATCGCCGACCATCCACTGCACCGCGAGATCACCACCACGGTGTTGGTGAACGATATGGTCGACCTCGGTGGGATCAGCTACGCGTTCCGGTTGTTCGAGGAGACCGGGGTGAGCACGGGGGACGCGGTCCGGGCATTCGCCGCGGCCGTGGAGATCTTCGATCTGCGCGCGTTGTGGGCGCAGATTCGCGACGCCGATGCGCCGACGTCGATCCGGGACGAGCTGGAGCTGGAGACCAAACGCACGCTGGACCGGACTTCGCGGTGGCTGTTGACGCACCGACCGCAACCGCTCGCCGTCGGTGCCGAGATCCAGCGCTACGCCGGCCGTGCCTCCTGGCTCGGCTCGGATGTGCCCGGCTGGGTGTGTGGCGGGCAGCTGCAGCGGATGCAGCAGCGGATCGACGAGGTGGTGTCCCGCGGCGCCCCACGCGCCTTGGCCGAACAGGTATTCCTGCTGCTCAACAAGTTTCCGCTGCTCGATGTCATCGACATCGCCGACATCACCGATCGGGACGCGGCCGAGGTCGGCGCGCTCTACTACTTGTTGGACGATCATCTGGGCGTCGACCGTCTGCTGGTGGCGGTCACGAAGCTGAAGCGCGGTGATCGCTGGCATGCGCTGGCTCGGCTCGCGCTGCGCGACGACCTGTACGCGTCGCTGCGATCGTTGACCATCGACGTACTGGCCGCGGGGGAGCCCGGGCAGCCGGCCGGCGCCGTCATCGCCGAGTGGGAATCGTCCAACCGGTCTCGGCTCAGCCGCGCTCGGACCGCGCTCGACGAGATCTTCGCGACCGGCTCGGTCGACCTCGCGACCCTGTCGGTGGCCGCCCGTCAGGTGCGCAGCATGGTCAGCGGCAGTCGGGGGGCGGAGGGCTCGTGGTGA
- a CDS encoding cytochrome c oxidase assembly protein: MAGPTSEKQAGSASLLAAAALLAAVVAMLVVGLSAAAALARLGIPDPGLLVTYGLPAVRASAEGAAAVAAGSLLLAAFLVPPQPNGVLDVGGYRAVRTAGFAAAGWAACALMLIPLTLSDVSGRPLAEALQPANLWSSIGQVESARVWRDTAIVAVVLVLGCRATLRWVWTPLLLALALAGLMPLAVTGHSSAGGAHDVATNSLIWHLIAAVLWAGGLFALSAHARRDGAHLALAARRFSVVAGVAFVVMAVSGVLNALVRLPLGDLFQTTYGRLVLAKVAALVVLGVLGWQQRRRALPALAADPTSRWALIRFAGVEVAVFAATIGLAVGLGRTPPPQPTRVPSVTEVELGYDLAGPPTLGRVLFDWRFDLIYGTAAIIMAMLYLRGVRRLRVRGDDWPVGRTLAWLLGCAVLLFATSSGMGRYAPAMFSMHMASHMALSMLAPILLALGGPITLALRALEPAGRDAPPGLREWLLVALHSPVSRFLTRPVVAATIFVAGFYALYLGGIFDATVDSHAAHLLMTLHFVLSGYLFYWVVIGVDPAPRPVQPVTKLAVVFGSLPFHAFFGIALMSSTTVLGGWFYRGLGLSWHTDLLADQRLGGGIAWATGELPLVIVMSALLIQWSRADERTARRIDRAADRDDDADLAAYNAMFAELARRDGDVRR, encoded by the coding sequence ATGGCCGGGCCCACGAGCGAGAAGCAGGCCGGCTCGGCGTCGCTGCTAGCTGCGGCAGCGCTGCTGGCCGCCGTGGTGGCGATGCTGGTCGTCGGGCTGTCCGCGGCGGCCGCGTTGGCTCGGTTGGGTATTCCCGACCCCGGTCTGCTGGTCACTTACGGACTGCCGGCGGTGCGCGCGTCGGCCGAGGGCGCGGCGGCGGTCGCTGCTGGTTCGCTGCTGCTGGCGGCATTTCTGGTACCGCCGCAGCCCAACGGCGTTTTGGATGTCGGTGGTTATCGCGCGGTCCGAACCGCCGGTTTCGCCGCGGCCGGATGGGCGGCGTGCGCGCTCATGCTCATCCCGCTGACCCTGTCCGACGTGTCCGGTCGGCCGCTGGCCGAGGCGTTGCAGCCGGCAAACCTGTGGAGCTCGATCGGTCAGGTCGAATCTGCCCGGGTGTGGCGCGACACCGCAATCGTGGCTGTCGTCCTGGTTCTCGGCTGTCGGGCAACGCTGCGCTGGGTGTGGACGCCGCTGTTGTTGGCATTGGCGTTGGCCGGGCTGATGCCGCTGGCGGTGACCGGACATTCGTCGGCCGGCGGCGCCCACGACGTGGCCACCAACAGCCTGATCTGGCACCTGATCGCTGCCGTGTTGTGGGCCGGTGGGCTGTTCGCGCTGTCCGCGCACGCCCGCCGCGACGGCGCCCACCTGGCGTTGGCGGCGCGCCGATTCTCCGTGGTCGCCGGAGTCGCATTCGTCGTCATGGCCGTCAGTGGCGTGCTCAACGCGCTGGTCCGGCTTCCGCTGGGCGATCTGTTCCAGACCACCTACGGTCGGCTGGTGCTGGCCAAGGTTGCCGCGCTGGTCGTGCTCGGCGTGCTCGGCTGGCAGCAGCGCCGCCGCGCACTGCCGGCGTTGGCTGCCGACCCGACGTCGCGCTGGGCGCTGATCCGATTCGCCGGCGTGGAGGTCGCGGTGTTTGCGGCGACGATCGGTCTGGCGGTCGGTCTCGGTCGCACCCCACCGCCCCAGCCCACACGGGTGCCCAGCGTCACCGAGGTCGAGCTCGGCTACGACCTGGCCGGGCCGCCAACGTTGGGTCGGGTGTTGTTCGACTGGCGGTTCGATCTGATCTACGGCACCGCGGCGATCATCATGGCGATGCTGTACCTACGCGGGGTGCGACGGCTCCGGGTGCGGGGAGACGACTGGCCGGTCGGGCGCACCCTGGCCTGGCTGCTCGGTTGCGCGGTCCTGCTGTTCGCCACGTCGTCGGGGATGGGCCGCTACGCGCCGGCGATGTTCAGCATGCATATGGCATCGCATATGGCGTTGTCGATGCTGGCGCCGATCCTGCTCGCGCTCGGTGGGCCGATCACCCTGGCCTTGCGGGCTCTGGAACCGGCCGGCCGGGACGCTCCGCCGGGACTGCGAGAGTGGTTGCTCGTCGCACTGCACAGTCCGGTTTCGCGATTCCTGACTCGGCCGGTGGTCGCCGCGACGATATTCGTCGCCGGCTTCTACGCGCTGTATCTCGGCGGCATCTTCGATGCGACGGTGGATTCGCATGCCGCCCATCTGCTGATGACGCTGCACTTTGTGCTCAGCGGCTACCTTTTCTACTGGGTGGTGATCGGGGTCGATCCGGCGCCGCGGCCGGTTCAGCCGGTCACCAAGCTGGCGGTGGTGTTCGGCTCGTTGCCGTTCCACGCCTTCTTCGGCATCGCGCTGATGAGCAGCACGACGGTGCTGGGCGGCTGGTTCTATCGTGGGCTCGGGCTGAGTTGGCATACCGACCTGCTCGCCGACCAACGCCTCGGCGGCGGGATCGCCTGGGCGACCGGCGAGCTGCCGCTGGTGATCGTCATGTCGGCGCTGTTGATCCAGTGGTCGCGGGCCGATGAGCGGACGGCCCGGCGGATCGATCGGGCCGCAGACCGGGATGACGACGCCGACCTGGCCGCCTACAACGCGATGTTTGCCGAACTGGCCCGCCGCGACGGCGACGTCCGCCGGTAG
- a CDS encoding VOC family protein: protein MRITATALSLNVADVAASATFAIEHFGFTEAMAADGFVSLGHPDAGVNLVFLRIGLETFKPDFIAGPAGHGMLLAFVVDDLDAEFSRIAAAGATVVTEPETEPWGERYCQFVDPNGIVWQLVQWV from the coding sequence GTGCGCATCACCGCCACCGCACTGTCGCTGAATGTCGCCGACGTCGCGGCATCGGCCACGTTTGCGATCGAACACTTCGGCTTCACCGAAGCGATGGCCGCCGACGGCTTCGTCTCGCTCGGCCACCCGGACGCCGGGGTCAACCTGGTGTTTCTGCGCATCGGGCTGGAGACGTTCAAGCCCGACTTCATCGCCGGTCCGGCCGGCCACGGCATGCTACTCGCATTTGTGGTCGACGATCTCGACGCCGAGTTCAGCCGGATCGCCGCGGCCGGCGCGACGGTGGTCACCGAACCGGAAACCGAGCCGTGGGGCGAACGGTATTGCCAGTTCGTCGACCCGAACGGGATCGTGTGGCAACTCGTGCAGTGGGTGTAG
- the ettA gene encoding energy-dependent translational throttle protein EttA, translated as MAEFIYTMKKVRLAHGDKVILDDVTMSFYPGAKIGVVGPNGAGKSSLLKIMAGLSQPSNGEAFLDPGATVGILLQEPPLNEAKTVRGNVEEGLGEIKVKLDRFNAIAEEMATNYTDELMAEMGKLQEELDHADAWDLDSQLEQAMDALRCPPPDEPVTHLSGGERRRVALCKLLLSKPDLLLLDEPTNHLDAESVLWLEQYLASYPGAVLAVTHDRYFLDHVAQWICEVDRGKLHPYQGNYSTYLERKAERLEVQGKKDQKLQRRLREELEWVRSGAKARQTKSKARLARYEEMAAEAEKHRKLDFEEIQIPTPPRLGNVVVEVTHLDKGFDGRVLIKDLSFTLPRNGIVGVIGPNGVGKTTLFKTIVGLEEPDSGAVKVGETVRLSYVDQGRENIDPKKTVWEVVSDGLDHIEVGQNEMPSRAYVSAFGFKGPDQQKPAGVLSGGERNRLNLALTLKKGGNLILLDEPTNDLDVETLGSLENALQRFPGCAVVISHDRWFLDRSCTHILAWEGNVAEGQWFWFEGNFEGYETNKVERLGPDAARPHRVTHRKLTRN; from the coding sequence ATGGCGGAGTTCATTTACACGATGAAAAAGGTGCGGTTGGCGCACGGTGACAAGGTCATCCTCGACGACGTCACGATGAGCTTCTACCCCGGGGCGAAGATCGGTGTGGTCGGTCCCAACGGCGCCGGCAAGTCCAGCCTGCTCAAGATCATGGCTGGGCTGAGCCAGCCCAGCAACGGCGAGGCTTTTCTCGATCCGGGCGCGACTGTCGGCATCCTGTTGCAGGAGCCGCCGCTGAACGAAGCCAAGACCGTTCGCGGGAACGTCGAGGAAGGTCTCGGCGAGATCAAGGTCAAGCTCGACCGGTTCAACGCGATCGCCGAGGAGATGGCGACGAATTACACCGACGAGCTGATGGCGGAGATGGGCAAGCTCCAGGAAGAGCTGGACCACGCCGACGCCTGGGACCTGGACTCTCAGCTCGAGCAGGCGATGGACGCGCTGCGTTGCCCGCCGCCGGACGAGCCGGTCACCCATCTGTCCGGCGGTGAACGTCGCCGGGTCGCGCTGTGCAAGCTGTTGTTGTCCAAGCCGGACCTCCTGCTGTTGGACGAGCCGACCAATCACCTCGACGCCGAATCGGTGCTCTGGCTCGAGCAGTACCTGGCGTCCTACCCGGGCGCAGTGCTGGCCGTCACCCACGACCGGTACTTCCTTGACCATGTCGCGCAATGGATCTGCGAGGTGGATCGCGGGAAGCTGCACCCGTACCAGGGCAACTACTCCACCTATCTGGAGCGCAAAGCCGAGCGGTTGGAGGTGCAGGGGAAGAAGGATCAGAAACTGCAACGCCGGCTCCGGGAGGAGCTGGAGTGGGTGCGCTCCGGCGCCAAGGCTCGGCAAACCAAGAGCAAGGCCCGGCTCGCTCGGTACGAGGAGATGGCCGCAGAAGCCGAAAAACATCGCAAGCTGGACTTCGAGGAGATCCAGATCCCGACCCCGCCGCGGCTGGGCAACGTGGTCGTCGAGGTCACCCATCTGGACAAGGGCTTCGACGGTCGGGTGCTGATCAAGGATCTGTCGTTCACCCTGCCGCGCAACGGCATTGTCGGTGTGATCGGCCCGAACGGGGTGGGCAAGACGACGCTGTTCAAGACGATCGTCGGCCTGGAGGAGCCGGACTCGGGTGCGGTGAAGGTCGGCGAGACGGTCCGGCTCAGCTATGTAGATCAGGGCCGGGAAAATATCGATCCGAAAAAGACTGTATGGGAAGTGGTTTCGGACGGTCTGGATCATATCGAAGTCGGGCAGAACGAGATGCCCTCCCGCGCCTATGTAAGCGCTTTCGGCTTCAAGGGTCCGGATCAACAGAAGCCGGCCGGGGTCTTGTCCGGCGGTGAACGAAACCGGCTGAATCTGGCGCTGACCCTGAAGAAGGGCGGCAACCTGATCCTGCTGGACGAACCCACCAACGACCTCGACGTCGAGACCCTGGGCTCCCTGGAGAATGCGCTGCAGCGGTTCCCCGGCTGCGCCGTGGTGATCTCGCACGATCGTTGGTTCCTCGATCGCAGCTGCACGCATATCCTGGCCTGGGAGGGCAATGTCGCCGAGGGGCAATGGTTCTGGTTCGAGGGTAACTTCGAAGGATACGAAACGAACAAGGTCGAGCGGCTCGGTCCGGACGCGGCTCGGCCGCATCGGGTGACCCACCGCAAGCTCACCCGCAACTGA